GTATTTATATCCCGACGGAAAAAACTAAATGACGGCAAGCAATCAGTCTTATAAAAAATCCAGTTTCGGCCCGGCTTTTTTCTTTTTAGGAAAACGCCAGCGGGAGGCCTTGGCAAACTATTACGAGTTCTGCCGTTTAATGGACGATTTGGCTGATGAACCCAATCAGGATAATCCACAACAACAATTGGATACTTGGGCCGGCGAAATTGCCCGCGTGTATGCGGGGTCTCCGCAAACTCCGTTGGGCACGCGCCTGATGCAAGATATTAAAGACTTTGGAATAACCAAAGACCGCTTTTTGTTGTTAATTGAAGGGATGCAAGCCGATTTAAGCGGAAAAACTTACAAATCTTTTGAAGAATTGGAGTGGTATTTGTACCGCGTGGCGGTAATTGTGGGCTTGGCTACTCTTGATATTTTAGGGGTAAAAGGGCCGCAGGCAGATGCGTTATCCAAAGATTTGGGTGGCGCGGTGCAGTTGACTAATATTATCCGCGATGTGTCCAGCGATGCGGAGTTGGGGCGAGTGTATCTTCCCATGGATTTGTTGGAAAAACATAACCTGACCCGCCAAGATGTTTTGGAAGGGAAACACTCTGACAGAGTTTCCTTTGCCCTGCAGGAAACCGATGCGTTGGCGCAAAAACTTTATGCCCGCGCAGAACAGAAAATGCAAGGGCTTCCCCGTCTTAAGATGCTCCCTTGCCGAGTAATGGGGTATGTATATTTTGCAAATCTTGCTAAAATAAGAAAAACAGGTTTTTTATTTACCACTCCGGTTAAATTAAGTAAGTTCGAAAAATTAAAAGAGGTCTTTCATGCGTTTGTTAAAACCTTTTTCAGTTAGTTTGCTTTCTTGTTTACTCGTAGGCCTTGTGGTTGCGCCGGCTAAAGCGCAAGCAAAAATGGACGCATGTTTGGCGGAAGGAAAAAAATTCTTTTCTTCTAAGGAATATGAAGCCGCCCAAAAAACATTTTCACGCTGTGTAAAATTAAATCCTTCCAACGTGGACGCGCAACTTTCTTTGGCCGGGGTTTTTTTGACGCAGGATAAACTTAACGAAGCAGAAAAAGCCTTCCAATCTGCCATTAAATCAATGAAACGGAACTCTCCGTATTGGTCTTATACTTATTCCATGTTGGGAGATATTGCTCTCAAACGCCAGCAAAATAAACAAGCCTTGGACTTATACACCAAATCTCTTTCCTTTAATGCCGCCAATGTAAACTCGTTGGTGGGCAAGGGTGTAATTACCGAATACCAAGGGGATAAACAAGGCTCTGCCGAGTATTACCGCTCCGCGTTGGCGGTAGAACCGTTGAATTTAATTGCACGCAAACGCCTGATAAACCTGGAGCCGGAATACTTAACGAACGATGAAATATTAGCCGCCTTAAAACAACGCTATGCTGTTCCGCCCGACACCAAAGAATTGACCGACGAGTATCGTAAACTCTTTGAAAAAATTCACCAAGCCGAGCAACGCCGCGGGGTTGATTACCTGAAAAACAAACATACTAAAGTTTCGCCGGAGTATGTGGTAACGCTCAACAAAGACACGGAATTCGAGCGCGAAATGCTTACTGCGGCCGGTTTTAAGGTGTTGGAAAAAAATATCGGGCAAGATGCTATTGCCGTGTTCCAACGGGTAGGTGTGCCGATACAAGATGTGTTTGAACTTCGCAACAAAAAAGGTGAAAAAATCTTCACACCCGAAAGCACCCTGACCGAAAGCGGATTCTTTGTGTACACCGAAGCGTTGCAAAACAGAAAAGCCTTTTTGCTGCCGCACGAATCTGTTCCGCCCACGCAGGCCTTTTTGGAAAAAATTGCCAAACATGTAAAAGATTTGGAAGAAGCAGGTTATATCGAAATTTCCCGTTCGGAATATAAGATGATTGAAAATCAAACCAAATGTTCCGAAGAAACGCTCCGCACCCGCCTGGGGTTGTATATCATGCAGATAAACAAAAACGACCGCCGCTATTTCGTGCAGTCCCGCCCTACGCGCGACCCCAAAAAAGGAGTTCCATATTATTACTTAATGGCGGCTCATGCCAAGCGTAATCCTAAAATCAAAGTGCCGCGAAACTCATTGGTCGAAAACTACGCCTACTACGGCTATTCCATTTGTTTAGATGACGGGAACTTGTTAGAATAAAAAATCTTTTGATAAAAAACAGGAACAGTAAAAAGTTCCTGTTTTTTGTTTGGGGATAGAATTGCCTTCCCAAGATAAGTAGAATAAAGATATGGATAAATTCAAACTCGTTTCCAATTTTCGCCCGGCGGGAGACCAACCCAAAGCCATCGATGCTCTTACACAAGGGGTCTTGTCGGGCAAGAAACGCCAAACATTGTTAGGGGTAACCGGTTCGGGTAAAACTTTTACCATGGCCAATGTCGTTGAGCGCCTTAACAAGCCTACGCTTATTTTGTCTCCCAATAAAGTATTGGCGGCGCAGTTATACGCCGAGTTCAAGCAATTTTTTCCCGAAAATGCCGTTGAATATTTTATTTCTTATTACGATTACTACCAACCCGAAGCTTATATCCCGCAAACCGACACTTATATCGAAAAGGATTCAGCCGTTAACGAACAAATCGATAAACTTCGCCTCAAGGCAACTACTTCGCTTACGGCACGCAAAGATGTGATTGTGGTTGCGTCGGTATCTTGCATTTACAACATCGGTTCTCCCGACAGTTTCCGCGAAATGCGTATCTACTTAAAACAAGGTGCCGAGATGACCCGCGCTCAACTTTCGGGCCATTTAATTAAAATTCAATACCATCGCGACGAAATGGAATTTTCTTCCGGCAAGTTCCGTATGCGCGGGCCCAATGTGGATATAATGACCCCTTACAGCCAACACGCGCTACGGGTGGAAATCACAGGAAAAACGATTTCCCATATTTACGAAATACACCCTGTTACAGGGAACGTATTGGCAGAGTTGAAAGAAGCCTGGATTTACCCGGCAAAACATTTTGTTGCTACGGATGAAGATACTTACAACGCCATTGAACAAATCCGCCAAGATTTATTCCTTCGTCATGCGGAACTTATCAAACAAGGTAAAGAAATGGAAGCCTACCGCTTAAAACAGCGTACGGAGTATGATATCGAAATGCTGTTGCAGGCGGGTTTTTGTTCCGGTATTGAAAATTATTCCCGTTATATGGACGGACGCAAGCCCGGGGAGAGACCCTCTTGCTTGTTAGATTATTTTAAGCGGTATGATGATTTTTTGATGATGGTGGACGAATCGCACGTGGCTTTGCCACAGGTGCGCGGTATGTTTAACGGAGACCGCGCCCGCAAACAAATGCTGGTAGATTTCGGGTTTCGTTTGCCGTCTGCTTTAGATAACCGCCCGTTGAAATTTGAAGAATTCGAAAGTTTGCTCCCGTCCACGGTGTTTGTATCCGCCACCCCGGGCCCGTACGAATTAACCGTTTGCGGAAACGATATTGTAGAACAGGTAATTCGCCCCACGGGGTTAGTTGACCCCAAAGTGTATGTGCACCCGACGGCGGGGCAAATAGACCATTTAGTAGAAAAAATAAATGAACATAAAGCCCGCGCAGAACGCACTTTGGTGTTGGCTCTTACGAAAAAAACAGCGGAAGATTTAAGTTCTTATTTTACGGAAAAAAATATTAAAACCCGTTATTTACACTCGGATATAGAATCGTTGGACAGAGTGGAAATCTTAAAAGAATTTAGGCAGGGAAAATTTGATGTATTGGTTGGGATTAACCTGCTTCGCGAAGGCATCGATATCCCCCAAGTGGGGTTGGTGGCTATTTTGGGGGCCGATAACGAAGGGTTTCTCCGTAATACGACCACGCTGATTCAAATTTCCGGCCGGGCCGCGCGCAATGCCGGAGGCGAAGTGGTGTTGTATGCCGATCGCAAGACGGATTCTATCAAGTATGCCTTAAACGAAATGAACCGCCGCCGCGAACTTCAAGAAGCCTATAACAAAGAGCACGGCATTACTCCTAAAACAATTCAAAAAACAGAAGTGGAATTAAAAGAATTCGAACAGCAAACAAAAGCAAGTGCTTTCGGTATTTTGGCGGAATCGTTGCCGGTTCCTACTCTTAAAAACATAAAAGCGGTTGAACAAGATTTGGAACAACAAATGCGTCAAGCAGCCGATGCGCTTAACTTCGAATTGGCTGCGGAATTAAGAGACCGACTGTTAGAACTGCGTCGCATGAAACTGAAATAGAAAAGCCAAATTGGTAAAATATAAATATGGAAGAAATAAAACTCCCTTTGCAATCTGTAACAAAAGTAATCGGGCTGGACACGGTGGACAGCACGCAATCCTTGGCCAAAGTTTTGGCCCAACAAGGTGCCGAAGACGGAACTTTGGTTCTGGCCGGAGAACAAACGGCCGGGCGCGGCCGATACGATCGTTCTTTCAGTGCGGCTCACGGCGGGGTATATTTTACTTTAATTCTTCGTCCGGGCAAACCCGTTTCGGCAAATTCTTCTCTCAGCGTGCGCGTGGGTCAAGCCGTGGCAGAAACCATATCTTCTGTTTTTGATATCAAAACAAAAATCAAAGAACCCAACGATGTTTTGGCGTGGGATAAGAAGAATAAAAAGTGGAAAAAAATCAGCGGAATCTTAATAGAATCTTCCAGCGAAGGTGCCTGTGAAGATTGGGTTCTTGTGGGAGTGGGGGTTAATGTGAACAACCGCTTACCTGCTTCGTTAAAGGATACGGCCGTAAGCCTTAAGCAACTTATCGGAGGGGAAACGAGTAAAGAACTTTTCCTTGATGAACTGTTGGATACTTTTTGGAAACATTACGCCCATTGGTGTTGCGGAGCGTAAAAACATATATTCTGGCAATAAAAAACCCGCCGTTCGGCGGGTTTTATTTTTACATCAAATCTCCAATTGCTTTCTTTACCAGTGCGGTTAAATCTGCCAGCACAAACGGTTTAGAAGCAAAACCTTTCACTTGCGGGAAGGGCAGGAACATTTTTTCGGACTCTACCAACGCGGAAGTGATGATAACGGGAGTGGAAGAAAGCATTTCGTCTTCGTTCATGATGCGCACAATGCTGGCCCCGTCCAACCCCGGCAACATAACATCTAAAATGACCAAGTGCGGGTGGTAGGCTTTAATGGCGGCAATCGCATCTCTGCCCGACTGACAGGAAGCAACTTCGTATCCTTCCCGATTAAGAACCAGTTTTAATAAATCAATAATACCGGCTTCGTCTTCTACGATTAAAATTCTCTTTTTCATATTCTTTTTCAAATTCCCTATATATTTATTATACTTTTTTATATGACAAAAAAAAGTTTTAATGCTTCCGTTCTTCCCCGCATGAGGAATTTCTCGTCCAAACTTATCACTCGAAAAGACAGCGTGTTGGTGGGCTTTAGCGGCGGGGCCGATTCCGTTTGTTTGCTCCATTTTCTAAAATACTTAGCCGTCGAAAAACATTTTGCGTTGGCTGCAGTTCACATCAATCATGGCCTTCGCGGTAAAGAGGCGGCCCGGGATCAATCCTTTTGCAAAAAAATTTGCAAAGAGTGGGACATTGAATTTTTTTGTGAAAAAGTAAATGTAAAAAAATTGGCCAAAGAGCAAGATTTAAGCCCCGAACATGCCGCCCGCAAAGCCCGTTACGGGGCTTTCATGCGTGTATGCAAAAAATGGGGAGCAACCAAACTGGCCCTTGGGCATCATTTAGATGATCAGGCCGAAACTTTTTTATTGAATCTTTTGCGCGGAACAAAAGCGAAGGGGCTAGGGGGAATTCCGGTTCGGCGCAATTTGTGTACGCAAACGGAAATCGTTCGCCCTCTTCTGTGTGTTTCCCGTCAGGAAGTAATGGATTATTTGAAAGGGAACGGCCTTACCCATATTACGGACGAAACCAATTTCGATGATGCCTTCCGCCGCAACTGGGTGCGCGGAACACTCTTGCCTTTGTTGGAAACCAAACAACCTCAAATTCGGGCACATTTGGCTCAAATGGCCGAAGAAATTTCTGCCTTGTTTTCCAAATAAAAGGGCCTAGTTTTTTCTGGGCACTTTTTTCTGTTTTCGTGTGATTTGCAATTTGCTACCATATCCTATATGGCAAAATCTATTGTGTTGGAAAAAGCCCTCCAAAAAGGTCTGCAAGTTACCGGTCTTACCTTTCGTTCTCAAGAGGTAAAACCGGGGTTTGTGTTTTTTGCATTGAAAGGGGCCAATGTGGACGGGAATTTGTTTATAGAAGAGGCTATCTCCGCCGGAGCGGTGATGGTAGTGTCTTCCTTCCCTGCCGCGAAACAATACAATGTTTTGTATCATCAAACAGAAGATATCGCCCGCGATATGGCCGATGCCGCATATGAGTTTTATGCTCGTCCTTCCGATAAAATGCGTATGTTCGGTATTACGGGAACAAAAGGCAAAACTTCTATTGCTTATTTGCTGGAATCTGTTTTATCCGCAGCCGGAGAAAAGGTTGGTGCGTTGGGCACGGTTAATTACCGCATCGGCGGCCGCAAAGTGTGCGATGCCCCCAACACAACCCCCGCCGCATTACCCCTATTTGGTTTGCTCAACCAAATGAAAGCGGAAAATTGCACAAGCGTTGTAATGGAGGTTTCTTCCCACTCGTTAGACCAACAACGCGTGCGCCATATTTGGTACGATACGGCTGTTTTTACCAATATCCAACGCGATCATTTAGATTATCACCTCACTTTTGAAAATTATTTTTTAGCCAAGCAGAAACTGTTTGATAATTTAACCGACCCTCTTAATCCTAAGCCAAACCGAGTGGCGGTTGTTAATGCAGATGACCCCTACGGCCGGCGTTTGCTGAACGATTTGAACGGGCGTGTAAAAACGGTTACCTTTGCTTTGGAAAATCCGGCCGACTTCAAGGCGGAAAATATCCGCGAATTTTTAACTCATACCGAATTTACCGTAAACGGTGTGCCGGCCAAAATCAATTTGCTGGGGCGGCACAATGTATATAATGCGTTGGCTGCTTGGGCGAGTGCCGCGGCAAACGGAATTTCGCAGGAAGATATCCTGCGCGGTTTGGCGGCTCTTTCCGGGGTTCCGGGCCGTATGGAGCGCATAGATGAAGGGCAACCTTTTTATGCTTTTGTAGATTTTGCTTATACGGACGAATCTTTGCAACGCGCTTTCAAAACGGTAGAACCGTTCAAAAAAGGGAAAGTGTTTGTTGTGTTTGGTTGCGGGGGGCAACGAGACCGCACCAAAAGACCTCTCATGGGAAAAACGGCCTGCACACATGCGGACAAAGTTTTTTTAACCAACGATAATCCCCGTTGCGAGGATCCCAACCAAATTTTTGAAGATATTTTGACCGGAATGAAGGAATTTTCCAACTACGAAGTCGTTCCGGACAGAGCCCAAGCCATTGGACGGGCTTTGCAGATTGCCCAACCAAATGATATTGTTATTGTGGCAGGGAAAGGGCATGAAGACTATCAGTTAATCGGCACAACCAAACACCATTTTTCGGATCAGGAAACGGTGCGCGCCTTCTTGAAAGGAGAAAAAAATGTTTAAACCGGAAAAATGGATAGGAAAGAAAGCCTGTGTGTTAGGCCTCGGTAAGAGTGGCCGCTCCGCCGCGGAGTTATTGGCATCCAGGGGTTTTTCGGTGTTAATCAGCGAGGAGGCGCCTGTGGCGCATGCCAATCGTTTGTCGTTTGTCCCCGGGATAGAAGTGGAAACCGGGGGGCATAGTTCCCGCGTGTTTGAGTGTGATTTTTGGATAAAAAGCCCTGGTATTTTCCCCAAAAACCCCGTTTTATTGGAAGCCAAAAAAAGAGGAATACCCGTTTTTAGCGAATTGGAAGTTGCTTTGGCTTTTATGCCTTCCAAAGTCCGTGTTTTTGCCGTAACGGGAACGAACGGAAAAACCACCACCACCGCTTTATTGGGAGAAGTGCTGAAGGAAGATGCTTTGCGCCAAAAGAAAGGGCGGCAAGTGTTTGTGTGCGGAAATATCGGCAGTCCCGTTTCGCTGTGCGCTTCTCAAGTAAAATCGGGAGATGATGTGGTAATAGAAGTTTCCAGTTATCAGTTGGAAGACAGTACCTATTTCCGTCCCAATATTGCGTGTGTATTAAATATAACGCCGGACCATTTGGATCATCACGGCGGAATGAAAGGATATATCAAAGCAAAAGGGCGTGTATTCAAATGGCAACGCGAAAAAGATGTATTGGTGCTTAATGGCGCCGATACGGTTTGTGCGGAATTTTCCGAAAAAGCCAAAAGCACTGTGCTTGCTTTTTCCACCCACCCGAAGCATTTACTGAAAAGTGATGTGTTTTTTGACGGAGATGAACTTATTTTCAGTGAAGGGTACCAAATCCGTCCGCCGAAACTTAAGGGAATCCACAACATTGAAAATGCCATGACGGCTGCCCTCATGGCTCTTTCTGCGGGAGTATCTGCCGACACCATACAAACGGTATTTTCCCGGTTTCAGGAGATGGAGCACCGCATTGAACAGTTTGCTTACCATCGCGGTGTTATCTATGTAAACGATTCCAAGGCTACCAATTTGGACTCCACTATTACGGCGTTAAAAAGTTTTGAAAAGTGCCGCAATATTTGGTTGATTCTCGGGGGAAGAGATAAGGGCGCTTCTTACGAAGTGTTGCGCCCCTATTTACAGGAATATTGCAAAAAAGTACTGACCATCGGTGAGTCTATGGACAAAATCGAACAGGAGCTGAAAGGTTACCCGGTTATTCGTTGCGGCACGCTGGAACAGGCAGTGGCAACGGCTATGAAGGGGGGAATAAAAGGAGATGTTGTTCTTCTTTCTCCGGCCTGCTCCTCTTTTGACCAATTCAAAGATTTCGAAGAGCGCGGCAGAGTGTTTAAGAGACTGGTAAACGCCTATGTTTTCAAAGACCGTGTAGAAGGGGATAAAAAGTAATCTTTTTTTCGACAGAGCCTATCTATTTGACCGCATGATTTTTGAGAGAATATTTTTTGTGCGGAAAGGTTTTACGTTAATAGAATTATTGGTGGTGGTCCTCATTATAGGTGTTTTGGCCGCAGTGGCACTTCCGCAATATCAAAAGGCTGTTGCAAAAAGCAGAATAGTGGAATTTCTGTTGCAGGGAGAAATGATTCGCAGAGATGAAAAATTTTGTTAGGGGGTTAGGTTGGAAAGAATTAGGCGGAGAAGGGGACAGAATCCGTTGGCAACCTTCTTTTTCATGGACTAAGAAATAAAAAAACCCGGGCTTAACGCCGGGGTTTTTTATAATAAGAGTTCCTGTTTTTTACTGTTGCATGGCCGCTTTTACTTCGGTTCCCATCGGGGTCGGCATGCCGGAAGAATTTACACAAACAAGAGTTGTTTTCCCTTTAGTACAAAGACGGCCGTTTTGATTTTTAATCACATGTTCAAAAACAATTTTAATATCCGAAACTTCCGCCACTTGGGTAGATACGTCAATTTCATCTCCGTAGCGGACGGGAAACTTGTATTCCACTTCTTGGCGGGCTACCACAAAATACAATCCGCGTTGCATAAGAGCGGGAACAGAAAAACCCTTTTCTGCCATGTGTAAGGTGCGGGCTTCTTCAAAAAATTTTAAGTAGTTTGCATAATAGACCACATTTCCGCAGTCCGTATCGTGGTAAAAAATCGTTTTCTTCATATTTATTCTCCGATAATTTTAATTAAAATCCGTTTGTTTCTTTGGCCGTCAAATTCCCCGTAAAAAATGGTTTCCCAGGGGCCGAAGTCCAGTTGTCCGTTTGTTACGGCTACCACCACCTCGCGGCCTAGCAAGGTTCTTTTCAGGTGGGCATCGCCGTTATCTTCTCCGGTTAAATTGTGCTGGTAGCGGTCTACCCCATAAGGGGCCAATTCTTCCACCCAACGCAAGTAATCGGCGTGTAACCCCCGTTCGTTATCATTGATAAATACACTGGAAGTAATGTGCATGGAATTGACCAAGCACAAACCTTCCTGGATGCCGCTTTTTGCAAGGGCCTCTTCCACTTGCGGGGTAATATTGACGATTTGGTATCGTTTTTCCGTACAAACGGTTAGATATTGCGTATAAGATTTCATATAATAAATTATACTTGATTATGCTGTAACTCTTACTTTTCGTTTAGATAATGAAGATATGAAAAAAGAAGAATTGATGAAAATGCTGCGCAATCCCGCGCAATACCGAAAACAAAAAGAACAACAAAACCCCACCGCGCAACAAGCCGCCCAACAGGCGCAAGTAAGCGAGATGAAAAAGAAGGAAAACAAAACCCTCTTGGCAGTAGGTGCGGGGGTAGCGGCGTTGGTGCTTTTTACCTTGATGATTTCTCTTTCTGCCAAACACAGAGCGGAAGATTTAACCGCGGCATTAGACCCTTCCCAATTGGCGGGTCTTACGGTAGCGGATAAAGAATTTAACCCTTCTGGCGGGGTTACCTATGTTCATATTCAGGAAGGGCAAGATCGCAACGTTTCCGTTAGCAACTTGGGTTCCACCTTACCCATTATCAGTCGGTTTAATTACAAAACTTTTACTCCTAAAAATTTTGAAATTATCGGTGCGGCTCCCTGGGCTTTAACTACTAACTTTTCTTCCAATATGTCCGACCCGGACTTGATGCGCTATTTGTTGGGCAACGACAATATGATTAAAGCCTTTTTGGCCCGTCCCGATGTTGCCCCGCTATTGGAAGACCCGCAACTTTTACTGGCTTTTGCGCAAGACGAAAACGCGATGCGGGAATTTTTTACAAGCGAAACCGTACAAGGCGTATTGAAAAACGAAAAAATGGTGCGCGGTTTGGCGGGAAGCCGCTTTATGAGTTATTTGCTTATCAGCAAGGCTGTTAAGTATTTTCGCGATCGTCC
The DNA window shown above is from Elusimicrobium sp. and carries:
- the uvrB gene encoding excinuclease ABC subunit UvrB, which gives rise to MDKFKLVSNFRPAGDQPKAIDALTQGVLSGKKRQTLLGVTGSGKTFTMANVVERLNKPTLILSPNKVLAAQLYAEFKQFFPENAVEYFISYYDYYQPEAYIPQTDTYIEKDSAVNEQIDKLRLKATTSLTARKDVIVVASVSCIYNIGSPDSFREMRIYLKQGAEMTRAQLSGHLIKIQYHRDEMEFSSGKFRMRGPNVDIMTPYSQHALRVEITGKTISHIYEIHPVTGNVLAELKEAWIYPAKHFVATDEDTYNAIEQIRQDLFLRHAELIKQGKEMEAYRLKQRTEYDIEMLLQAGFCSGIENYSRYMDGRKPGERPSCLLDYFKRYDDFLMMVDESHVALPQVRGMFNGDRARKQMLVDFGFRLPSALDNRPLKFEEFESLLPSTVFVSATPGPYELTVCGNDIVEQVIRPTGLVDPKVYVHPTAGQIDHLVEKINEHKARAERTLVLALTKKTAEDLSSYFTEKNIKTRYLHSDIESLDRVEILKEFRQGKFDVLVGINLLREGIDIPQVGLVAILGADNEGFLRNTTTLIQISGRAARNAGGEVVLYADRKTDSIKYALNEMNRRRELQEAYNKEHGITPKTIQKTEVELKEFEQQTKASAFGILAESLPVPTLKNIKAVEQDLEQQMRQAADALNFELAAELRDRLLELRRMKLK
- the murD gene encoding UDP-N-acetylmuramoyl-L-alanine--D-glutamate ligase, which produces MFKPEKWIGKKACVLGLGKSGRSAAELLASRGFSVLISEEAPVAHANRLSFVPGIEVETGGHSSRVFECDFWIKSPGIFPKNPVLLEAKKRGIPVFSELEVALAFMPSKVRVFAVTGTNGKTTTTALLGEVLKEDALRQKKGRQVFVCGNIGSPVSLCASQVKSGDDVVIEVSSYQLEDSTYFRPNIACVLNITPDHLDHHGGMKGYIKAKGRVFKWQREKDVLVLNGADTVCAEFSEKAKSTVLAFSTHPKHLLKSDVFFDGDELIFSEGYQIRPPKLKGIHNIENAMTAALMALSAGVSADTIQTVFSRFQEMEHRIEQFAYHRGVIYVNDSKATNLDSTITALKSFEKCRNIWLILGGRDKGASYEVLRPYLQEYCKKVLTIGESMDKIEQELKGYPVIRCGTLEQAVATAMKGGIKGDVVLLSPACSSFDQFKDFEERGRVFKRLVNAYVFKDRVEGDKK
- a CDS encoding YjbQ family protein; this translates as MKSYTQYLTVCTEKRYQIVNITPQVEEALAKSGIQEGLCLVNSMHITSSVFINDNERGLHADYLRWVEELAPYGVDRYQHNLTGEDNGDAHLKRTLLGREVVVAVTNGQLDFGPWETIFYGEFDGQRNKRILIKIIGE
- a CDS encoding tetratricopeptide repeat protein; translation: MRLLKPFSVSLLSCLLVGLVVAPAKAQAKMDACLAEGKKFFSSKEYEAAQKTFSRCVKLNPSNVDAQLSLAGVFLTQDKLNEAEKAFQSAIKSMKRNSPYWSYTYSMLGDIALKRQQNKQALDLYTKSLSFNAANVNSLVGKGVITEYQGDKQGSAEYYRSALAVEPLNLIARKRLINLEPEYLTNDEILAALKQRYAVPPDTKELTDEYRKLFEKIHQAEQRRGVDYLKNKHTKVSPEYVVTLNKDTEFEREMLTAAGFKVLEKNIGQDAIAVFQRVGVPIQDVFELRNKKGEKIFTPESTLTESGFFVYTEALQNRKAFLLPHESVPPTQAFLEKIAKHVKDLEEAGYIEISRSEYKMIENQTKCSEETLRTRLGLYIMQINKNDRRYFVQSRPTRDPKKGVPYYYLMAAHAKRNPKIKVPRNSLVENYAYYGYSICLDDGNLLE
- a CDS encoding acyl-CoA thioesterase: MKKTIFYHDTDCGNVVYYANYLKFFEEARTLHMAEKGFSVPALMQRGLYFVVARQEVEYKFPVRYGDEIDVSTQVAEVSDIKIVFEHVIKNQNGRLCTKGKTTLVCVNSSGMPTPMGTEVKAAMQQ
- the tilS gene encoding tRNA lysidine(34) synthetase TilS, with the protein product MTKKSFNASVLPRMRNFSSKLITRKDSVLVGFSGGADSVCLLHFLKYLAVEKHFALAAVHINHGLRGKEAARDQSFCKKICKEWDIEFFCEKVNVKKLAKEQDLSPEHAARKARYGAFMRVCKKWGATKLALGHHLDDQAETFLLNLLRGTKAKGLGGIPVRRNLCTQTEIVRPLLCVSRQEVMDYLKGNGLTHITDETNFDDAFRRNWVRGTLLPLLETKQPQIRAHLAQMAEEISALFSK
- a CDS encoding response regulator, whose amino-acid sequence is MEQTNGIGPAAKAHQHAVFSSDKFGREIPHAGKNGSIKTFFCHIKKYNKYIGNLKKNMKKRILIVEDEAGIIDLLKLVLNREGYEVASCQSGRDAIAAIKAYHPHLVILDVMLPGLDGASIVRIMNEDEMLSSTPVIITSALVESEKMFLPFPQVKGFASKPFVLADLTALVKKAIGDLM
- a CDS encoding UDP-N-acetylmuramoyl-L-alanyl-D-glutamate--2,6-diaminopimelate ligase, coding for MAKSIVLEKALQKGLQVTGLTFRSQEVKPGFVFFALKGANVDGNLFIEEAISAGAVMVVSSFPAAKQYNVLYHQTEDIARDMADAAYEFYARPSDKMRMFGITGTKGKTSIAYLLESVLSAAGEKVGALGTVNYRIGGRKVCDAPNTTPAALPLFGLLNQMKAENCTSVVMEVSSHSLDQQRVRHIWYDTAVFTNIQRDHLDYHLTFENYFLAKQKLFDNLTDPLNPKPNRVAVVNADDPYGRRLLNDLNGRVKTVTFALENPADFKAENIREFLTHTEFTVNGVPAKINLLGRHNVYNALAAWASAAANGISQEDILRGLAALSGVPGRMERIDEGQPFYAFVDFAYTDESLQRAFKTVEPFKKGKVFVVFGCGGQRDRTKRPLMGKTACTHADKVFLTNDNPRCEDPNQIFEDILTGMKEFSNYEVVPDRAQAIGRALQIAQPNDIVIVAGKGHEDYQLIGTTKHHFSDQETVRAFLKGEKNV
- a CDS encoding biotin--[acetyl-CoA-carboxylase] ligase, with product MEEIKLPLQSVTKVIGLDTVDSTQSLAKVLAQQGAEDGTLVLAGEQTAGRGRYDRSFSAAHGGVYFTLILRPGKPVSANSSLSVRVGQAVAETISSVFDIKTKIKEPNDVLAWDKKNKKWKKISGILIESSSEGACEDWVLVGVGVNVNNRLPASLKDTAVSLKQLIGGETSKELFLDELLDTFWKHYAHWCCGA